The proteins below are encoded in one region of Shewanella algae:
- a CDS encoding DEAD/DEAH box helicase, producing the protein MHLRDYQQQAVDAAVRYFRAQSGSAVIVLPTGAGKSLVIAELARIAKGKVLVLTHVKELVAQNAEKVALLTDEASIYSAGLRQKLTQGKTVVASVQSAGRNLEAFDSHYSLVVIDECHRVSLELDSQYQQLLEHLKSHNPKLKLLGLTATPYRLGLGFIYRRHYHGRVGNPDRGIFDDCIFELPLRPLIKQGYLTPPRLYDGLSAQYDFSSLPSNSNGEYDEAKVDALLSHSGRATKAIVNQLRQLANTRKGVIIFAATVRHAEEVLTLLADEQAALITATTEMQQRDTVIRAFKAQELKFLVNVAVLTTGFDAPHVDLIAIMRPTASVSLFQQMVGRGLRLAEGKQDCLVIDYAASGFDLFYPEVGTPKPAANSVPVQVPCPECGFANIFWGKTDEDGDIIEHFGRRCQGLLQDNSQCSYRYRAKSCPDCGAENDIAAKICHQCQSTLVDPDKRLKEVLSKQHHHLFKVQQMLLHAEEGRLRVQYLDYDGNDFNQYFKMETSAQRRALFACFIHPHSKTPGLKLPKYSQPQQLVDDAARFRAPDMLLLKKQARRWDLLQTFFDYQGRFQTEKSFLGSSDLA; encoded by the coding sequence ATTCACCTACGTGATTATCAGCAGCAAGCCGTGGATGCCGCTGTGCGCTATTTTCGCGCTCAGTCAGGCTCGGCTGTGATAGTGCTGCCCACGGGTGCCGGCAAGAGTTTGGTGATTGCTGAACTGGCCCGTATCGCCAAAGGCAAGGTACTGGTACTGACCCATGTTAAAGAGCTGGTCGCCCAAAACGCCGAAAAAGTTGCCCTGTTGACTGATGAAGCCAGTATCTACTCGGCCGGCCTGAGGCAAAAGCTCACCCAAGGCAAAACCGTTGTCGCCAGCGTGCAATCCGCCGGGCGCAACCTGGAAGCCTTTGACAGCCACTACTCCCTGGTGGTCATAGACGAGTGCCACAGAGTGAGCCTTGAGCTGGACAGCCAGTATCAGCAACTGCTTGAACACCTCAAATCCCACAACCCCAAACTTAAGCTGCTGGGGTTGACGGCCACCCCTTATCGCCTTGGACTGGGTTTTATTTATCGCCGCCACTATCACGGCCGGGTCGGTAATCCCGACCGAGGGATTTTCGATGACTGCATCTTTGAGTTGCCCTTAAGGCCCCTAATTAAACAAGGCTATCTGACGCCGCCCAGGCTTTACGATGGCCTGAGCGCTCAGTACGACTTCAGCAGCCTGCCGAGTAACAGCAATGGGGAGTACGATGAGGCTAAGGTTGATGCCCTGCTCAGTCACAGTGGCCGTGCGACCAAGGCCATTGTTAACCAACTAAGGCAACTGGCTAACACCCGCAAGGGAGTGATTATTTTTGCCGCCACTGTGCGTCACGCCGAAGAAGTGCTAACGCTACTGGCTGACGAACAGGCAGCGCTCATCACAGCGACCACAGAGATGCAACAGAGGGATACCGTCATCCGCGCCTTTAAAGCCCAGGAACTTAAGTTTCTGGTCAATGTGGCCGTACTCACAACAGGGTTTGATGCGCCCCATGTAGACCTTATTGCCATCATGCGGCCCACGGCATCTGTGAGCCTGTTTCAACAGATGGTTGGCCGTGGCCTGAGACTGGCCGAAGGCAAACAGGACTGCCTGGTCATAGATTATGCCGCCAGCGGCTTTGACCTGTTCTATCCCGAGGTCGGCACTCCCAAGCCCGCGGCAAACTCGGTGCCGGTACAGGTTCCTTGCCCCGAGTGTGGTTTTGCCAATATCTTCTGGGGCAAGACGGATGAGGATGGCGACATCATCGAGCATTTCGGCCGCCGCTGCCAAGGACTGTTGCAGGACAATAGTCAATGCAGTTATCGCTATCGCGCCAAGTCATGCCCGGATTGCGGTGCCGAAAACGATATCGCAGCCAAGATTTGCCATCAATGCCAATCGACTCTGGTCGATCCGGACAAACGCCTCAAAGAGGTGTTGTCAAAACAACATCATCATCTGTTCAAGGTGCAGCAAATGTTGCTGCACGCCGAAGAGGGGCGCCTCAGAGTTCAGTATCTGGATTATGACGGCAATGACTTCAACCAGTATTTTAAAATGGAGACCAGTGCTCAACGCCGGGCGCTGTTTGCTTGTTTTATCCATCCCCACAGCAAAACACCTGGGCTGAAACTGCCGAAATACAGTCAACCACAACAACTGGTCGACGATGCCGCGCGGTTTCGGGCACCGGATATGCTGCTGCTGAAAAAACAGGCGCGGCGCTGGGATTTGTTGCAAACTTTCTTTGATTATCAAGGCAGGTTTCAAACCGAAAAATCATTCCTGGGATCAAGCGACTTAGCATAG
- the pheS gene encoding phenylalanine--tRNA ligase subunit alpha: MQQLTEIVEQALAAIEGASDLKILDDIRVDYLGKKGKITDMMKLMATLSPQEKPAFGQKVNEAKQKVQQFLSQRIEGLKAAELEQKLQAEKIDVTLPGRRLDNGGLHPVTRTIERIESFFGELGFSVKQGPEIEDDYHNFDALNMPEHHPARAGHDTFYFNPKLVLRTQTSGVQIRTMEVEKPPLRIISPGRVYRNDYDMTHTPMFHQVEGLLVDENVNFAELKGILHDFLRNFFEEDLEIRFRPSYFPFTEPSAEVDVKGKNGWLEVLGCGMVHPNVLRGVGIDPDKYSGFAFGMGVERLAMLRYGVNDLRAFFENDLRFLKQFK, translated from the coding sequence ATGCAGCAGTTAACTGAGATCGTAGAACAGGCCTTAGCCGCCATCGAAGGGGCCAGTGATCTGAAAATCCTCGATGACATCCGCGTCGATTATCTTGGCAAGAAGGGCAAGATCACCGACATGATGAAGTTGATGGCGACCCTGAGTCCACAAGAAAAGCCCGCCTTCGGCCAGAAGGTCAATGAAGCCAAGCAAAAGGTACAGCAGTTCCTCAGTCAGCGAATTGAAGGGCTGAAAGCAGCCGAGTTGGAGCAGAAGCTCCAGGCTGAGAAAATAGATGTCACCCTGCCGGGGCGTCGCCTGGACAATGGTGGTTTGCATCCGGTCACCCGAACCATTGAACGGATTGAGAGCTTCTTTGGTGAGTTGGGCTTCAGTGTCAAACAGGGGCCGGAAATCGAAGACGATTATCACAACTTCGATGCCTTGAATATGCCCGAGCATCATCCTGCACGTGCGGGGCATGATACTTTCTACTTCAATCCCAAGTTAGTGCTGCGTACCCAGACTTCAGGGGTGCAAATTCGCACCATGGAAGTGGAAAAGCCACCTTTGCGGATTATCTCTCCCGGTCGTGTCTATCGTAATGACTACGATATGACTCACACGCCTATGTTCCATCAGGTGGAAGGCCTGCTGGTCGATGAGAATGTTAACTTTGCCGAACTGAAAGGCATTTTGCACGACTTCCTGCGTAACTTCTTTGAAGAGGATCTGGAGATACGTTTCCGTCCTTCTTACTTCCCCTTTACCGAGCCTTCTGCCGAAGTCGATGTGAAAGGCAAGAACGGCTGGCTGGAAGTGCTCGGCTGCGGCATGGTTCATCCTAATGTGCTGCGCGGTGTGGGAATCGATCCTGATAAATACTCCGGTTTTGCTTTTGGTATGGGCGTCGAGCGTCTGGCCATGTTGCGTTATGGTGTCAACGACCTGCGCGCCTTCTTCGAAAACGACTTACGTTTTCTCAAGCAATTCAAATAA